The region TGAACCGTAGGGCCTTTTCCAGGTTTCAAATAAGTTTTCAAATCTTGAATTTCACTTGCAGGAGCGAAAGTTTTAACTTTCTTTTCCTTTTTAAACGAAACCTTACCCGTGCGAATTTCCGGACGCGCTGGAGATGCTGCGGAAGTAACTCCACCCATCGCTGGAGTTGCCGTAACAGGAGCCACAGAAGTGGTTGACGTCGAAGGAGCAACTGATGCCACCGGAGGTGCAATTGTCGCAGGTGCTTTCTCGTCAATTTTAGGAACTTCAGTCGGAATCGCTATCTTAACTTCTTCCTTCTTCTCGATGACAGGTTCAGCTTTTTTCTCAACCACTGGTTCTGCTTTTTGAGCAGGTGGAGGAGTTGCAGCTGGCGGCGTTGTCACCGGTGCTAACTGAGCTGGAATCGAAGTCAAAGTTTCAGTGGAAGTGGGTGCTGGAGGTGGGGCAACTGGCGCCGCCACCGCCGGAGCTGGCACTATGCCTGCAGCTGTGTCTTCTAACTTGTCTGCAGCCTCTTCGCCTGGAGGCGGAGCTTTAGGCTTTGGCACTCCTAAGAAGAACACGATCTTGAATGGACCTACTGTCACTTCGTCACCCGAAGCGATGCCTTCATCAAGAACGGCTTGGCCGTTTTTGAATGTTCCAGTCTGTGAACCAAGATCACAGATATAGTAACCAGAGTCACGTCTTTCTAATAGACAGTGAATTGGCGATACTCCATCACCATCAAGGTCGACGTGAACTTCTTCAGAGTGACCAATCACGATCTGATCTTGATCGAACTGCTTCACACCGATAAGTTGATTATCTTTAAAAATTCTGAATATTAACGGCGATCTCAATTACTACCTCGAACTCGCTGAATGTCTTCTGCTGATTTTCTCATCTCAGGGATGAAATTCTCTCTGAGTTTGATCAGTCTTTTATAATTGAAATTCTTTTTCTGGAAGAGATACGACAACTCAGGCTTCTGAGTACCACCCTCTACCAACTCATCTTCGAAGTTAAGCGTTGCTTTACGCTCTTTTTTCGCAGCTTCTTGCGCGTTAGCAAAATTGCAGGCCAAGGAGATAAGTCCAAGCAATGATATGTATTTTAAAACTCGCAACATGATGCACTCCCTCGAGGATTCACTTATTTTAAACCTGCTTTGGCCTTGTTCTCCAAAGCATTTATTCTATTACTCGACCCTGTTGGCCCGCCTACAAACTTTAGTCTGCTTATAACTTCTAATCCGTCTTTATATTTTTCCATTTTATCGACCAGAAGAATAGCATAGTTCAACATTGCTTCGCGGTTGTTGCTGTCTTCCTTAACGACTTTCTTGTATAGGTCGGCGGCTTTCTCGTAACTTCCTGTAGCGGTAAGTGCGATTGCATAATTGTTTAACACACGTGGATCACGCACGCCTTTGCTATAAGCCATCTCAAGCGCCAATAGACCTTTTTTGTAGTCTTTCTCTTGAACATAAATCGAGCCAACGTTTGCGGATGCAACTGGCTCCATCGCATTTACGGAGAGCGCTTTTTTAAAGGACTTAATGGCTTCACGTCGTTCATTTTGAGACATATAAACCACGCCCAAATTTGAATACAACTCAGCAGCACCCGGGTTTGCCGCGATACCTTTGCTTAAAAGGTATTTCGATAAATCAAAACGCCCTTTTTTGTAGTGGTACATCGCTAATGCGTTCAACGCGCGAGGATCGTTACCGTTCTGAGCAAGAATATCAGTCGCCGCACGGTAAATGCCTTCGTCACTCTGAGACTTAATCGCCGCGTTCAAGTTCGAATACTGGGACGAAGCAACAGGGGCCGCTTTCACTTCCGGAGCTGGCTCGTCACGCTTTGCTTTTGGAGACTCTTCCTGAACTGTCGGAGCGTCAGTCACCCCGTCCAGGCCAATTGAATCTTCCGAACTTTGATTCGACTTCGGAGTCGAAGAACATGCGGCAATAAATAATACAGTAAGCAATAAATACTTTTTCATTATTGACCCATCCAATTAACAAGACGAAGCTCAGAACCCGTTTCACCGTTGTTGTAATAGTTCACAGGATCCACTTTGCTCATGTAGTCCAAGGCGCCGTGGTAAGCTTCGTTGTAGGCTTCAAGTTCCCACGCACGATCAACACAGGCTTTGTAACTGTCTTTTGCTTTCCCTACAAATGGAGCAGCAAACTGTTCAACGCCCGCCTTATATTGTTTTGTCTCTTCCGGATTCAAGCCTGGAGGAAGTGGCGCATTTTGGATGGCTTGGGCCATATTCAAATTCGCATCACCTAACAACGCCAAAGAACTTACGATCTCGTCAGCACTGTCGTACTTGATCACCTCAACCAATTCACCTGAAAGCTTCGTTACCAATGCAAGTTTTCTGTCAGCAGCTGCTTTTTGTCTTGCAGGGTTTGCTGGGAAATTGATTGATTTCATTTCCTTAAACGTTGCTTGAGCATCTTGGAACTTCAACTTAGCTGCATAAGAAGCGCCCGGGCCTTTTCTATTCGGAGCGAAACGTTTTTGAATCGCCAAAGTTTTACCCGCCCATTCTTTCGAACGAGTGATTGCGTTTACTTCCTTCGACAAAGAATAAACCCAGTAAGCACTTTCAACGACTTTCTCTTGATCACGACCACCTGTCTCCACGTATTCCATATAGTTATGGATCGCAGCACCCTTTTGACCGGCCTTGCGATGAATCGTCGCGATGTTATAAAGAACTTCCACATTCTCACTGCGTTTTTTGTTCATTTTCGTGAACTCAGTGTAGGCACGGATAGCTTCATCACCACGGCCTAATGCTTCGTACAGAACCGCAGCATTAAACATCATGTTCGCAGAAAGTGGATCTTTTGGATTCTCTTGCGCTAACTGTTTGTACAATCTAGCTGCTTCTTCGAACTGTGCGGAATCTTGATACTGTTTCGCCAAGAAACGACGCACTTTAGGTCTTAGTTTCTCAGCCTCTGGATCTTTAGAAGCGATCACACCTTTGTATGCAGCAATGGCCATACCGTTTTGACCGGCACGTTCATAGTTGATACCCGCATTGTACAAGGCTGTCGTTGCCAGATTCGAAGTAGGATTCTGTTTCGCAAAAGCCTCATAGGCTTGAGCAGACTCAGCAAACTTCTTTTGGCCCTCAAGATCTTGACCCTTTTTGAAGGATGCTTTTTCCATGATACCGCGGATGTCTTTACCCACTGGAGACGCTGCGATAGAAGGTACGGCTAACATTTCGGCGCCAACTTTTTCCAGACCGGCATAGTCTTTCTTCAAGTTGTAAACGTCCAAGATCAAGTTCGCAGAGTATTCAGAGTACTTAGATTTCGGATGAGTTTTAACGATATCGCGGAACACCTTAACTGCCTCATCGAAATGATTCGATTGATAGTACAAGCGACCAATACGGAATTTGATTTCCGGAGTCTTTTCAGAATTCGGGAATTTACTCACGTACCATGTTCCAGCTTTGATGAAACGATCCACTTTTGGATCCAATGGAATCGGATCCAACGAGTTACCCACACGTTTTTGCATTTCTGCGTCGGTTGGGATCGTTTTTTCTACTGCCAAGATCAAGTTCTGCGCCGCTTTTGGAGCAAACTTGCTGTTCGGAGCTTTTTCAGCAACCCATTGGTATTGAACGAAAGCCTCGTCGTAACGTTGCATATCGTACAACAACTCCCCGTAGTAGAAGTGCATATCACCTGCTACCGGAGAATCGGAGAATTCAGCTAAATAAAGCTTATAACCTTCGTTTGCTTGCGTTTGAGAGAATTGCGCACGAGAGTTTTGAGCCGTTTGATGTTGCTGCAAGATATAGTTACGCAGTGTCGTTTCACGCAACTTATAAGAGCTATCCATCAACTCTTTATTTTTATTATTCGCTGCGTACCAGTCACTGCCTTTGCCGTAATCTTTCACCCAGCCATAAAGTTCATCTTTAAAGCGCGCTGTATTCTTAGCATAAAAGAAGTTTTGAACAACTTGGTATTGATACTCAAATGCCTTAGGAGAGGTCGGATTACGCGCGATCAAAAGCTTAAAGATGTCACGAGAAGCATCTTTATTACCACGAGACTGATATTGATAAGCTAGTTTTTCCAAGTAAGCATCACTGCCTTGACCGATCAACCCGTCAAAGTAGTTCGCAGCATTCGCAGGATCACCACCCTCAGCATAGAAAATAACCAAGTCGCGCATTGCTTCGCCTTCTAGGCGAGTGCGGTTAACTGATTTACCC is a window of Bdellovibrio sp. SKB1291214 DNA encoding:
- a CDS encoding tetratricopeptide repeat protein: MKFNRHKLLVTSLITTLVSGSLQPVLAAPAKKGKAAPAVSSRAKTVGELLAQADRDNAKAKKDATALPTANANMGFGAQANQVNLSAVKPPRSSEIMMSKAKSGDQKAQYEKILDQQIQELYKLTQRFKTSPNRGELWLRLAELYVEKSGLVDSRKQDEYDAKLRAYNEKKTNRKPVLELEEARDYNRKAVQLYEWFQRDFPKDSKMPQALFFLGYNYFELGDVKKGAQYYEDLTKRYPNSSFVGEAHFALGEYYFENEKWADAYKEYTFLIKQKKHRLHTFAMYKGGWCLFRLGKVQQGLAYLEYIIKSSRQEEAEQVAGKSVNRTRLEGEAMRDLVIFYAEGGDPANAANYFDGLIGQGSDAYLEKLAYQYQSRGNKDASRDIFKLLIARNPTSPKAFEYQYQVVQNFFYAKNTARFKDELYGWVKDYGKGSDWYAANNKNKELMDSSYKLRETTLRNYILQQHQTAQNSRAQFSQTQANEGYKLYLAEFSDSPVAGDMHFYYGELLYDMQRYDEAFVQYQWVAEKAPNSKFAPKAAQNLILAVEKTIPTDAEMQKRVGNSLDPIPLDPKVDRFIKAGTWYVSKFPNSEKTPEIKFRIGRLYYQSNHFDEAVKVFRDIVKTHPKSKYSEYSANLILDVYNLKKDYAGLEKVGAEMLAVPSIAASPVGKDIRGIMEKASFKKGQDLEGQKKFAESAQAYEAFAKQNPTSNLATTALYNAGINYERAGQNGMAIAAYKGVIASKDPEAEKLRPKVRRFLAKQYQDSAQFEEAARLYKQLAQENPKDPLSANMMFNAAVLYEALGRGDEAIRAYTEFTKMNKKRSENVEVLYNIATIHRKAGQKGAAIHNYMEYVETGGRDQEKVVESAYWVYSLSKEVNAITRSKEWAGKTLAIQKRFAPNRKGPGASYAAKLKFQDAQATFKEMKSINFPANPARQKAAADRKLALVTKLSGELVEVIKYDSADEIVSSLALLGDANLNMAQAIQNAPLPPGLNPEETKQYKAGVEQFAAPFVGKAKDSYKACVDRAWELEAYNEAYHGALDYMSKVDPVNYYNNGETGSELRLVNWMGQ
- a CDS encoding tetratricopeptide repeat protein, producing MKKYLLLTVLFIAACSSTPKSNQSSEDSIGLDGVTDAPTVQEESPKAKRDEPAPEVKAAPVASSQYSNLNAAIKSQSDEGIYRAATDILAQNGNDPRALNALAMYHYKKGRFDLSKYLLSKGIAANPGAAELYSNLGVVYMSQNERREAIKSFKKALSVNAMEPVASANVGSIYVQEKDYKKGLLALEMAYSKGVRDPRVLNNYAIALTATGSYEKAADLYKKVVKEDSNNREAMLNYAILLVDKMEKYKDGLEVISRLKFVGGPTGSSNRINALENKAKAGLK